The Helicobacter sp. 11S03491-1 sequence TCAAAAAATTAAATTTTGACAAATTTATGATATGTTACAAAAAGTAAATATATATTAAAATATTTTAAAATTTTTATAAGTTTAATTTTTTACATATCTTTTTATAAATACAATCAGTCCTTAATTATTGTCAAAATTAAAGGAGATTCAATGAATAAATTTTATGCTTCCATTACAATGGTTTCTTTGATAGCAAGTCTATCTTTGGGTATGGATGAAAAAGCAAAAACAGGATTTTTTGGAGGGTTAGATTTGAGTGTGGCAAATTACCACTATAGCGATTTGCCCGACCTTGCAGGAATTGCAAGTAGCAGTGCAAGTGGTGCAAAACTTAGCGAAGTTATTGTTGGTCCTCAATCACGATCATCTTTTAACTATGGTCTTAAGGGCGGGTATCAATTTTATTTCACCCCTAAGCATGGAGTGCGCGCAACAATCCACTTCCTTATGGGGAATTATAATGGCGATCAAAAAGCAATGATAAGCCCAACTAGTGGGGGAGGAGGCACAAGCACTAGTGGTATAAGTATCTCTAATACAGGGAGTGTCAGTTATTTTGGTCTGCGTTATGGAGTGAGTGTAGATTATCTTTATGATTTTTATAATTCTGATAAATCAGCCATAGGTCTCTCAGCCGGTTTTGGTTATGAATTGGCTAATTATGTTGGAGGTAAAGCCAAAAATGTAGCAACAACTCCTCTCGGGGATAAAATTACTGAAGCAAAAAATTCTCTTTTTGGCACGGGCACTTATCTCAATCTGGGGACTCATTATTATTTCACCCATTCTCAAATTGAATTTGGGCTCAAAATTCCTTTTAATACGTTTGGTTCAGATTCTTATGTCGCTAATGGCGCTACAAAAAACACAAGCGTCGATCCAAAAACTTCAAAAGCTTCAGTGGGCTATGAATATGGATTTTTGACTGTATATCCCTCTGTGCATCTTAACTATACTTATCGCTTCTAGATTATTTTTTTTCCAGCCAAGAACTAATGCTCCCTCTATAGCGGACGTTTTTGGCATCAATATTTTCAATTTTTTGTGCCAGTTGATGTGGTTGCAATGGCTTTTCAAATTCCTCTTCGGAATAGCTATAGTGCATTTTAGCGCTCAATACTCCTTGAATTTGTTCTATTTTTTGCAAACTCTCAATCTCTTTGCCAACATCTTGGGCACTAATTACAGCAATGATAGTAGCAACTTTTAGATCACATAAGGATACCTCTACTCCATCAATACACCCTAATGCCATCATAACCTTATCCCAATACTTTGAATCTACTTTAATAATAATACTTGAAATATTCATTATTTTTCTCCAAATTCTAACTTTTTTTATCTTTTAGGGCTATTACCTGAATACTTCCTTGTGGGCATCTGGAAATACACAACCCACAACCTGTGCAAGTCTCCAAGACATGCGGGTAAAACATACCTGCAAATTTTATAGAACCATTACAAATATCTTTGCATGAAGAACAAATAACCCCTTGATATGCAAAACAAGATAATTCCATAATCTCTGCCCTTCCTAAAATCTTATCTTCCAAAGAAGAATCCAAAACTCCCTCTTCTTCGTGATATTCTTCACAAATTTGAGCGCATTTTTTACAAAAAATACAACCGTTTGATTGAAAATCCAAATAAGGTATAGCACCTTTTTGTTTTATAATGATTTTTTCTTCACATACACTCACACATTCACCTTCACATTGTGCGCAAAATTCACTAGAATTTTTCTCATAAGGAAGAAAGAGGACATTAGGAGTTTTTGGAATAAATACTTCCCTCCAAGAAGTTTTTTTGGAAGTTTTTTTAAAGAGCACTCTATTTGACTCCTTCATTAATCACATCAAGCAAATTAGATCTTGATTTAGCTCTTTCGGACTTAAATACAGGTGTAAAATTATTTTTTACCAAAGGCTTAGCATTTGCTTGAGGCACGTGGCATTGGGTGCAATTATAACGACTTTGGGCTATGCCATCTTTGATTGCATGGTGATTTCTCAAATCATAGGTATGAGATTTGGGCACAGGAGTTGCTCCAACTGATTGTGCTACATCAGGAGCATGACAGCCCAAACACATATTATTATCCTGAGTAATATCTAACATCCCCTCTGTATCATGTGGGATAAGTGGAGGGGCATTTTCATAAGAACGCTCAATTTTTTGACTCTCTCCGGCAGGCGATGTACTGTATTGATAATCGCTGAGTGAAACATCTTTTTCATCAGAAACAGGAGCTTTTCTAAGCCCTAAGTCTTGAGCACTCACTTCATTTACTTCTTCTTGTGTATCTGATGAACAAGCTACCATCAACCCTGCTACCACAATCAATCCTAATATTTTAAACTTCATTATTATCTCCTTTTAATTAAATTAACTATTCCATACTGCAATGCTTTATCATCACACACTTCAATACATCTGCCACATTTAATACAAGCCATATCAGCGACAGCACTGCTGTGTTTGCCTACCATATGCAATACTTGATTTTCTGAACATACCTGCACACATTTCATACATCGTGTGCATTTATCAAAATCATATTTCACACGCCAAATACTATACTTGCCAATCAAGCTAAAAATAGCTCCTACCGGACAAATGTGCCCACAAAATCCATTTTTTAACAACAATAAATCAAACAAAAAAACCACCAACACGCCCAAAAACCCTATTCCCATTCCAAAAACAATACCCCGATAAAGCATTCCAATAGGGTTTATCATTTCAAAAACAGCTACACCAAAGACAAAACTAAGCAACAAACTTAAAAATAAAACACCATATTTAGCATTTCGATTTAATTGAATTTGCTTGGGCAAATAACTCAAACCCGTGATTCTTCTAAGATAACCTGCCAAATCTGTTGCCAAATTCAAAGGGCAAACATAACTACAATAAGCCCTTCCAAAAAATACCCCATAAACAACGATCACAAGAAGCAATCCCAGATAAATATCCCATGCCAAAACCCCTCCTGCCAAAATCAACTCCAATGCTCCAAGAGGATCACTCATTGGAATGACTCCAAAGATTTTAGAACTACTTAAATTTCCCTGCAAAATAGGTAAAAAAGTTGTTTTTGTTTTTCCTATGGCTAAATTTTTACCCTCATAATCAAAGCCGCCGATATTGCCTTGATAAACTATGTGAGACTTCCCTAACACTGATATCCACGAAGCATTACCTAAAAAAAATAAAATCAAAATCCCAATCTGAAAAATACGTCTAAGAATCAAAAATCTATATTTAACCATCACAATCCCCCATTATTGAGATAATCTGTCGGATTATCCGAGGATCTTTTGATGTTTATAGGGGTATGTCTATTTTCATCTTCTACCCATGTCTGAATATAGCCCGGCGCTGTTTTTCCAAGCACAAACTCATGGGGCAAAACCCTAATAGATGCAACCTGAGTTATACATGCTTGCTCACATTTGCCACATCCGGTACAAATGCCATTATCTACCATCGGAAGCAATAAGGCGTGCTTATGTGTATTTTTATTTCTTTTATATTCCAAATACAAAGCCTTATCTATCAAAGGACAGGCACGGTAGCACGCATCACATTGAATACCCCCATAGGCAATACAATGTTTTGTATCAATGATGGCTACACCCATTCTTGCTTGATTAATATTGAGACTATCTCCATCTTTAAGAAGATTTTTATCCAAAGCACCACTAGGACAAGCCTTCAAACAAGGAATATCCTCACACATATAGCAAGGTATTTCTCGTGGAGTAAAATATGGAATACCCACAACAATACCATCTTGAGGCTGCGCAAGCTTCAGAGTATAATAAGGACAAGCTTCTACGCACATGCCACACTTAATGCAGCTTTTTAAAAACTCATCTTTTTGCCTAGCTCCCGGAGGAAGTAAAAAAGGTGCGGATGCTTTCGCCTCATGAACATATGCGCTCCACACCAATCCCCCTACTGCTATCATTCCGGCAGTCTGAAATATTTTGACAAGATTTTTGCGTCTGCTTAAATCAAAGCCTTTTTTCATTGCAAACTCTTAGGCTTTATAGACTTTAACAGCACATTTTTTAAAATCTGTCTGCTTTGATAATGGACAAGTTGCGTCTAAACAGACTTTATTGATATAAACATTTTCATCAAACCAAGGGATATAAACAAGTCCTTTTGGAGGTTTATTCCTGCCTCTTGTATCAATCCTTGCTTTTACTTTTCCTCTTCTACTCTCTACCCAAATTACTTCATCTTGTTTAAATCCATTTTTACTTGCATCATCGGGATTCATATAACACAAAGCCTCAGGCATTGCACGATAAAGCTCCGGAACTCTCATTGTCATTGTCCCACTATGCCAATGCTCTAACACCCTACCCGTAGCAAGCCACATTGGATATTCAGAATCCGGCATTTCACAAGGATCCATATAAGGACGGAAAAATATTTTTGCTTTATTTTTAATAGAAACTTTTTGCTCTGAAGGCTTGAATAAATCACCCTTTAGCATAGAAGCATCTTTGTGCCCATAAAAAACAATTTCTTTTCCATCACCATATTTTCTTGCATAAGGATCGTATTTGGCATTAAATCTCCAGGGTGTTTCTTTTCCATCTACTACAGGCC is a genomic window containing:
- a CDS encoding outer membrane beta-barrel protein, producing the protein MNKFYASITMVSLIASLSLGMDEKAKTGFFGGLDLSVANYHYSDLPDLAGIASSSASGAKLSEVIVGPQSRSSFNYGLKGGYQFYFTPKHGVRATIHFLMGNYNGDQKAMISPTSGGGGTSTSGISISNTGSVSYFGLRYGVSVDYLYDFYNSDKSAIGLSAGFGYELANYVGGKAKNVATTPLGDKITEAKNSLFGTGTYLNLGTHYYFTHSQIEFGLKIPFNTFGSDSYVANGATKNTSVDPKTSKASVGYEYGFLTVYPSVHLNYTYRF
- the napG gene encoding ferredoxin-type protein NapG, producing MKKGFDLSRRKNLVKIFQTAGMIAVGGLVWSAYVHEAKASAPFLLPPGARQKDEFLKSCIKCGMCVEACPYYTLKLAQPQDGIVVGIPYFTPREIPCYMCEDIPCLKACPSGALDKNLLKDGDSLNINQARMGVAIIDTKHCIAYGGIQCDACYRACPLIDKALYLEYKRNKNTHKHALLLPMVDNGICTGCGKCEQACITQVASIRVLPHEFVLGKTAPGYIQTWVEDENRHTPINIKRSSDNPTDYLNNGGL
- a CDS encoding 4Fe-4S binding protein, with protein sequence MLFKKTSKKTSWREVFIPKTPNVLFLPYEKNSSEFCAQCEGECVSVCEEKIIIKQKGAIPYLDFQSNGCIFCKKCAQICEEYHEEEGVLDSSLEDKILGRAEIMELSCFAYQGVICSSCKDICNGSIKFAGMFYPHVLETCTGCGLCISRCPQGSIQVIALKDKKS
- the napH gene encoding quinol dehydrogenase ferredoxin subunit NapH; translation: MVKYRFLILRRIFQIGILILFFLGNASWISVLGKSHIVYQGNIGGFDYEGKNLAIGKTKTTFLPILQGNLSSSKIFGVIPMSDPLGALELILAGGVLAWDIYLGLLLVIVVYGVFFGRAYCSYVCPLNLATDLAGYLRRITGLSYLPKQIQLNRNAKYGVLFLSLLLSFVFGVAVFEMINPIGMLYRGIVFGMGIGFLGVLVVFLFDLLLLKNGFCGHICPVGAIFSLIGKYSIWRVKYDFDKCTRCMKCVQVCSENQVLHMVGKHSSAVADMACIKCGRCIEVCDDKALQYGIVNLIKRR
- a CDS encoding chaperone NapD, whose translation is MNISSIIIKVDSKYWDKVMMALGCIDGVEVSLCDLKVATIIAVISAQDVGKEIESLQKIEQIQGVLSAKMHYSYSEEEFEKPLQPHQLAQKIENIDAKNVRYRGSISSWLEKK
- a CDS encoding nitrate reductase cytochrome c-type subunit → MKFKILGLIVVAGLMVACSSDTQEEVNEVSAQDLGLRKAPVSDEKDVSLSDYQYSTSPAGESQKIERSYENAPPLIPHDTEGMLDITQDNNMCLGCHAPDVAQSVGATPVPKSHTYDLRNHHAIKDGIAQSRYNCTQCHVPQANAKPLVKNNFTPVFKSERAKSRSNLLDVINEGVK